The window TGGTTAAACAAAAATGATTTCTTGTACTTTTATAAGTGTCACATCAGAATGTACTCTTTGATCTATGATGTCAAATTATTCTGTTTGCTGCTATAAGACTAATCAGAGAGAAACTAATGTAGACAACGCATAGCAATATAGCATGTACTCCTTGTTTATTTCTGGTTTCTGCAATGGCCTTTAGTTATGCATGGTTTTGACTCCGAGGAGCACTGACGTATATAAATGGAGCAATAGACACCAATGGTAGAGTTTTGTTGCAATGCAACCCAGGTTGACACACTTGATCATTCAGATAGCACAATACTATTGTGCAAAAGATGTTTAGATTTTCATTAACTGATTTTCTGTCTCAGGAAATCATAAGCTTTTCATTTTTTTAGTCGAACCAATAATTGAGAAGGTTCAGTTTTGTAGTTGCACATATAGTGTACAATATGCTAGACGAAGAGGTTTTAAACTGATAATCCATTTTAGCATTGAATATGTATGTTCTGATACAAAGTGCTGCAGCCCTCACAATCCAACTGGAAAGGTTTTCACTAAGGATGAGCTTGAGATTATTGCTGGAGCTTGCCGAACCTGGGATATTCTAGCTGTAACGGACGAGGTTTGCTACACTTTGTCACATCTTCTTGCGCTtttcaaagaaaaagaaaagcaacATAATAAGTATATTTAGTCCCTTGATGAAGCTAATCTGCAGAATGCATTTTATATTTACTACTACACCGTGAACCCCAAAAGTAAAGAGACGAAGAATTAAAAGAGAGATGCAATTTGCAGTTCTAAAATTTTTCACTCCTAAAAAACGTATGGTGAAGTATCTAGAGaacaatatttttattttgtttccttTTTGCCTTAATACGCGCGTTTCTTTTGCACCCTACCTTTTCTCTACCTTCTCAATTTAGGTTGACATTATCCCCTTGACTGATGCCTTTGCGTGTAAGCTAAGATTGTAATATATTTATACATAAATGGTTACCTGGATCTGGAAACAAACATATCCAACGTGGCACTTTATATTTCTCTACAGGTATATGAGCATATAACCTTTGATGGGGAGAGGCACACAACAATTGCCACATTTCCAGGAATGCAGAAGCGGACCATCATCACATCTTCCTTGTCAAAAAGTTTTAGTGTGACTGGTAAGCATTTGATATCCTGCTCCAATGCCAGCATGTTCAAGTCGTTCCTACCTCTCTAAGTACGTTGATTTATTAAATTCTCATTTATCTTCATGCTTTTAATTTCAGGATGGAGGATTGGCTGGGCAATTGGCCCGGCTTGCTTCGCATCTGCAATCAGGAACATCCATGTTAAAATTACAGACTCTGCTCCTGCACCTTTCCAGGAAGCTGCCCTGACAGCTTTGAGAAGTTCCCCTGAGTACTTTGATGCATTGAGACAAGTGAATTTTCTCGCAATTTAGTAGCTCTATTGGTTTTTCCTTTTCCAACTTATTAGTTAATCTCTTTTCACGTCTTTGGTGCTCAGGACTATGAATCAAAAAGAGATTACTTGTCTCAGGTGCTTACAAAAATTGGTTTCCAGGTCCCCTTCAAGCCTAAGGGTTCCTTTTTCCTATTCATGGAGCTTCCCCGGACATGCACTCTTTCTGATGTAAATACTCAAAAAGATTTTTCTTCAATTATCATCTCAAGCATGAATACCTATTTGCCCTAATAGAATTCCTTACATTAGGACTGTCCAATTTAATTGGTATCAGATGGTTAAAAAAGGACAACAAATCTTCGTtttactttctttctttct is drawn from Lycium barbarum isolate Lr01 chromosome 8, ASM1917538v2, whole genome shotgun sequence and contains these coding sequences:
- the LOC132607107 gene encoding uncharacterized protein LOC132607107 isoform X2; translated protein: MHGLHVDPLTDIVVCCGQSEAFAAAMFAIINQGDEVILFDPSYETYETCITLAGGVPVYVALDPPHWSLDSDKLAKSFTGRTKAIVLNSPHNPTGKVFTKDELEIIAGACRTWDILAVTDEVYEHITFDGERHTTIATFPGMQKRTIITSSLSKSFSVTGWRIGWAIGPACFASAIRNIHVKITDSAPAPFQEAALTALRSSPEYFDALRQDYESKRDYLSQVLTKIGFQVPFKPKGSFFLFMELPRTCTLSDVDFVEGLIKQAGVVAVPGRVFFHTDSSKEDLSPTAISYHRRYIRFAFCKSEETLAAASQKLTELIDGSRRLELF